In the Populus trichocarpa isolate Nisqually-1 chromosome 1, P.trichocarpa_v4.1, whole genome shotgun sequence genome, one interval contains:
- the LOC127904395 gene encoding zinc finger CCCH domain-containing protein 41-like produces MELKVSPLKTGGLSPAECISDPEEKEVSDEEDDDRNHKHRRRETRSQSLERDSLEPVSTRPYRKHNKHFENGHPFRENESQARETWKNYNSVSLEKDYATKFERIRPDLMSLPRMPVDLNQRIRLNQTFSGDPGPSRGRGREYGSWSQRDSRFSSVGIASQMAHLGPSLFAGRGLANVSNVQSASWNAFGLMPRMSNGGLDTIHPIGLQGTLRPAVNSSLNMGIPHQRCRDFEERGFCLRGDMCPLEHGVNRIVVEDVQSLSQFNLPVSLPRAQLPGTTSGLGAVPTVGAPPATLMNSKGMHGKSNKPGIVDDGLGLNGAYTGSVSVSGGDLYDPDQPLWNDNGPETSSTLLAPHSPKFDETESMISVDPSDHNHARLRDGADNECPIRSTGIAVGFQGMNSSVWGRIGSLNNRLDVKEKIDSTASMSSYMESESKEDQGALDNVHGTSHQGKCTNFDDCGTKTMDSPAKIHSDTMRHTRKLSQKALRTLFVNGIPHKSNKRDALLSHFQKFGEVIDIYIPLNSERAFIQFSKREEAEAALRAPDAVMGNRFIRLWWANRDSIPDDATSRGVPATSGLPHLSIGNGGKDNLQLAISKTTVVPTSDTSMPATDHPKVDITNGPEVSPPMQKKLENLEQLKEELRKKQELLDQKRNDFRRQLHKLEKQATGVKGEVATEPASKRQKTGIASDVAKAATTRSADPGAGVASPHGGIVDKNKRMENIVSSSTKTSTVMALQESAGSKQSIHPLAPVGPPFLMNKYKLDNRPTAFKIISPLPAGLANVAALKEHFSSYGYLSSVELEDEPGDYDGDGNGDGSDTVKSCSARVTFATRRSAERAFLNGKCWQGKNLKFEWLMTSTSSIGENSSAPKCLVHADVQPVKNLARLDSQEVSASGNGEPENPERNNGAGPTELDKASQCCSASISGEVESPKCEPSPKSISPEKESTETDPSQTAMSEKETPEGIFCLTMG; encoded by the exons ATGGAGCTGAAAGTTTCGCCACTAAAGACAGGTGGTCTTTCTCCTGCTGAATGCATTAGTGATCCTGAGGAGAAGGAAGTCAGtgatgaggaagatgatgaTCGCAACCATAAGCATCGTAGACGAGAGACGCGTTCTCAATCTTTGGAGAGAGATTCTCTGGAACCAGTTTCTACAAGGCCATACAGGAAGCATAACAAACACTTTGAAAATGGGCATCCTTTCCGGGAAAATGAATCTCAAGCTCGTGAAACCTGGAAAAATTATAACTCTGTTTCTCTTGAGAAGGACTATGCCACAAAGTTTGAAAGAATACGACCTGACCTAATGTCATTACCCCGAATGCCTGTGGATTTGAATCAAAGAATCCGGTTAAACCAAACATTTTCTGGAGATCCTGGTCCTAGCAGGGGAAGAGGAAGGGAGTATGGTTCTTGGAGCCAACGTGATTCTAGGTTCAGCTCAGTTGGCATTGCTTCTCAAATGGCTCACCTGGGGCCAAGCCTCTTTGCCGGGAGGGGGTTGGCAAATGTTTCAAATGTGCAGAGTGCATCCTGGAATGCTTTTGGTTTAATGCCAAGAATGTCAAATGGTGGCCTGGATACAATCCATCCCATTGGGTTGCAAGGAACACTCAGACCAGCAGTAAATTCTTCATTGAACATGGGCATTCCTCACCAGAGGTGTAGAGATTTTGAGGAGCGCGGATTTTGTTTAAGAGGGGACATGTGTCCATTGGAGCATGGTGTCAATCGCATCGTGGTTGAAGATGTTCAA AGCCTTTCACAGTTTAATCTCCCTGTTTCACTTCCACGTGCCCAACTACCTGGAACAACTTCTGGACTGGGGGCTGTGCCAACAGTTGGTGCCCCTCCAGCCACATTGATGAATAGCAAAGGAATGCATGGAAAAAGTAACAAGCCTGGAATAGTTGATGATGGCTTGGGTCTGAACGGTGCGTATACTGGTTCTGTTAGTGTGAGTGGAGGAGACTTGTATGACCCAGATCAGCCCCTGTGGAATGACAATGGTCCCGAAACTTCTAGTACACTCTTAGCACCACATTCACCTAAATTTGATGAAACTGAATCCATGATAAGTGTGGATCCTTCTGATCACAATCATGCCAGGTTACGTGATGGTGCTGATAATGAATGCCCAATTAGAAGCACTGGGATTGCTGTGGGTTTTCAAGGCATGAATTCTTCTGTTTGGGGTAGAATTGGGTCTTTGAACAATAGATTAGATGTGAAAGAGAAAATCGATTCCACAGCAAGTATGTCAAGTTATATGGAGAGTGAATCCAAGGAAGATCAGGGTGCATTAGACAATGTTCATGGTACTTCCCATCAAGGAAAGTGCACTAATTTTGACGATTGTGGCACAAAAACCATGGATTCACCTGCCAAGATACATAGCGATACCATGCGTCACACGCGGAAACTATCTCAAAAGGCACTGCGAACACTATTTGTGAATGGCATTCCGCATAAAAGCAACAAAAGAGACGCTCTACTTtctcattttcaaaaatttgGAGAGGTTATTGACATTTATATTCCATTGAACAGTGAGCGAGCATTTATTCAGTTTTCTAAAAGGGAAGAGGCAGAAGCTGCTCTAAGGGCACCTGATGCTGTAATGGGCAATCGTTTTATCAGACTGTGGTGGGCTAATCGTGATAGCATACCTGATGATGCTACTTCCCGGGGTGTTCCTGCTACTTCAGGTCTACCCCACCTGTCTATTGGTAACGGTGGAAAGGATAATCTTCAGTTGGCTATTTCAAAGACTACTGTAGTCCCTACCTCTGATACTTCTATGCCTGCCACTGACCACCCTAAGGTCGACATCACAAATGGTCCAGAGGTTTCTCCTCCTATGCAGAAGAAGCTAGAGAATTTAGAACAATTGAAGGAGGAACTTCGCAAGAAACAGGAGCTGCTGGATCAGAAGCGAAATGACTTTCGGCGTCAGTTGCACAAACTTGAGAAACAA GCTACAGGAGTCAAGGGTGAGGTAGCAACGGAGCCTGCTTCTAAGAGACAAAAAACTGGAATAGCATCTGATGTTGCCAAAGCTGCTACTACGAGGTCTGCTGATCCAGGTGCCGGTGTCGCATCACCACATGGTGGGATAGTGGATAAGAACAAAAGAATGGAGAATATTGTGTCTTCTAGTACCAAAACAAGTACAGTGATGGCTCTGCAGGAGTCTGCTGGCTCAAAGCAATCAATTCATCCATTAGCACCTGTTGGGCCTCCTTTTTTGATGAATAAATACAAGTTGGACAACCGACCCACAgcgtttaaaattatttcaccTTTACCAGCTGGTTTGGCAAAt GTTGCTGCTTTGAAGGAACACTTCTCATCATATGGTTATCTTTCTTCCGTGGAACTAGAAGATGAGCCTGGTGATTATGATGGTGATGGCAATGGTGATGGATCAGATACAGTAAAAAGTTGTTCAGCTCGTGTGACTTTCGCAACTCGCAGATCTGCTGAGAGAGCATTCCTTAATGGTAAATGTTGGCAAGGCAAGAATTTGAAGTTTGAGTGGCTGATGACTAGCACTTCTAGCATTGGAGAAAACTCATCTGCTCCCAAGTGTCTTGTACATGCTGATGTACAGCCTGTTAAAAATCTAGCTCGTTTGGATTCCCAGGAAGTTTCTGCATCAGGAAATGGAGAACCTGAAAACCCAGAGAGAAATAATGGTGCTGGCCCAACAGAGTTGGATAAAGCTTCGCAGTGCTGTTCAGCCTCAATTTCAGGTGAGGTAGAGTCACCAAAATGTGAGCCTAGTCCAAAGTCAATATCTCCTGAGAAAGAGTCAACAGAAACGGACCCTAGTCAAACTGCAATGTCAGAGAAAGAGACCCCCGAAGGCATTTTCTGTTTGACGATGGGTTGA